In Trichocoleus sp., the DNA window AAAAGCTGCGGATGCGATCGAGATCAACACAGACCATTTGACGATTGAGGAAGTGACTGCCAACATTGTGAGTCTCTATCACGAAAAGCTGGTCAGCCTACAACGGGTTGAAGTCAATGCCTGAAGCGAGTTTTCCATCCATTCAAGATTGATTGGAATTTGTGTCGCAGTGCGAAGATTTGCAAAGTAGCTCCGGCAATGTTAAAGTCCCTTAGGATAAGTGAAGTTAAATTAACCTCGCTTTCGTCAACCTGATGGTGTTTAATTCCAGCTTTCAGATGCAAACTTTCGTCTCTAGCTCGGATTCCCACATTTCTGCTTCTGGTACGACGATGATTATTCGTCCTGCGGCTCAAACCCTGCGGATTGTTGCTCTGGGCGATAGCATGATCTATGGGTTTGGTGACCCGGAAGGGGGCGGATGGGTCGAGCGGCTGCGGCGACAGTGGATGTCTCCCGAAAGCCCCAGCCATGCCCTCTACAATCTCGGTGTTCGCGGAGATGGCATCAAGCAAGTTGCTCAACGGCTAGAATCTGAATTTCGGCAGCGGGGCGAACTGCGGCATCGCGTCCCTGATTTGATCATTTTGTCGGTCGGCGTGAATGATTCCGCAAGGCTGGGCAGGCTAAACGGCAGAAATTTCACTGCATTTGAAGACTTTCAAGCAGACTTAGCAGACTTGCTCGACCGTGCGGCTCAGCTCTGTCCTGTCTTTTTTGTCGGCATGACTCCGGTAAATGAAGCCCCCATGCCCTTCGCCAACTGCCTCTATTACAACCACGCTGATCAGTATCGCTATAAAGAAGCCACTCGCCTTGCCTGCATTGCGCGTCAAATTCCTTACCTGGACATCTTCGATCGATGGCTGGCAAAAGGGGAGATTTGGTGGCAGTCGCGCCTCTGTTCCGATGGTCTACATCCTAATAGTGAAGGCTATGCAGCACTGCTCCAAAATATTTTGCAGTGGGAACCGCTGACTGAGCAAATTCGCTTCTAGTTCTTCTCTTCGTTTTAGCAGCCTGAATTCTTAGCAACCCAGATTATCAGCAACCTAGACTATCAAAGGTGGAAACCTGGGTGATCGGATTTACCCCGTCAGCGCGTTTGCAGAGTTCTTTGATCTCAAACCGATCGAGAATTGCATCTGTGAAGTCAGCTCCAGTAACCGTTACGTCTTGAAAACTGGTGCGAGTAGCAGTTGCACCAATCAAAAGGGCGTTGGTTAGGTCAGCTCCAACCCAAAAGACGCGATCGACTAGAGCACCCGTGAGATTTGCATCACGGAGATTGGCATTAAGCAGAATTCCTTTGGTCAAAATTGTATCAGACAGATCTGCCCCTTCCAAATTGGCATCCCGCATTTCTGCCGAAACAAACGCCTTACCATGCAGATTAGCGTGAGCAAAATCCTGCCCACTCAAATTGGCATTGTTATAGTTCACCAGATCAGGCATGTCGATCGAGGTAGCGGCAGCTATTGCAGGCATCGCATCCAGCAGTACCCAGAGACAGGCAAGGCTAACGACCAGAATTAAACTGAGTAAACATTGCAACAGCTTCTTCATTTTGTCTTTCCTCGATCGCTCTTCGAGTCCCTAAATTCCGGATTGCTTTGCCCAATCATTGCCCACTCGGATGGTTAGGTCAGACTGAAGATCGCCAGTTGAGGCAGATACTACCTGACCCACGCCCAAAACAGTTTCCAGGGCTGAGGCACTTTGCAGATCTCCTGTCTGCGCAATAATCTGGGTTTTGGCTTCGTGGTCTGCCCAGTCTTGGATTAAATAGGTGTTGTTGAATCCTTTGGATTGGAGATAGGCTGCCATCTTATTGCCAAGATGCGGATCATCAGATGCATTTTGAATGGCAATTCGCAAATCAGTTTGGCTGGTCTGTGAATGGGTGAGAGCACCAGCTCCAACATCAAAGTATTCTTGCATCACCTGGTCTTTGCCGTTCTGGTCCATCAGCCAGTAGCTTGCGACAAACTCGTCAGGCATACTAAACCGCCCTGGCAGCATGACCATGTGAAAGTTGTTTTGCTCCAGTCCAAGTCCAAAGTCAGCCAAAGACAGCATTTCCTCAAAAGAGAGGTTGGTATCAATATATTTCTGGAAGAGTTGAATTGCCTGAGGAATTCGAGGCAGAAGGGCTGGGCTGGCCATCTTTTCTCTCAAAGCGCGAATTAACTGCTGCTGTCGCTGAACTCGACCAATATCCCCGTTACCATCATCGCGGAAGCGAGCAAACTGCTCTGCCTGATTGCCATTCAAGGTTTGCCACCCTGGTTGCAGGTCAATCTTGAGCTTCTGAGTCACGTCCTCATACTGCATCCGTTCTGGAACAAAAACGCGCACTCCCCCTAGCAAGTCAACCAGTTCTCGAAATGCACCCGTACTAACGCGAATGTAGCGATCGATCGTCACGCCATTCAGGGTACTGCTAACGACTTGACCTGCCAGTTTAGAACCACCAGCAGAATTCGCATAGTTGATTTTTTCAACTCCTTCGCCCGGAATATAAACCTGAGTATCTCTAGGAATCGAAAGGAGGTTAGCGGTTTCCTGGTCAGGGTCAATCCGCACCAGCAGCATTGTGTCGCTGCGTCCCGCAAAGACCGCTTTCGAGGGGTGACTATCAGCCGCAGAAGGACGGTCATCGGGTAGGTTCAGCGGCAGATCAATGCCCATCACCAGCACATTCACCGGACGCGTGATCTGATAACGAAAGCTCTTGCGCCAAAGATTTTGCAGCGAGAGAGGTTGCTGTGCTGCCGATTGATTGTTGATTGGCAAAGGAGCCGCCAATATCAACACTGCCCCGATCGCTGCTGAAACCGATGCTGTCAAACCAACGAGAAAGCCGCGCAGCACCCATCGAGACCAACCCAGCTCGGGTGATTTAGGGGGGCTAGGTTCCACAGAAGTCGTCAAATTTTCTGGGGAAACTTCTGGAGAAACCTCTAGAGAAGGAGGATTATCCCCCTCCAGGGTTGCCTGCTGCTGTGTTACCTGTTCAGACTTGCTCACTCCATCACCCATTTTGATTTAGTTTGATTTAGTGTTACGAACGTTTTGGACACCGACGCACCCAAATTTTAAGAGGGGCTGACCTGAATGAATGCTGGCTCGGATAAATACAGTACCCTATCTCCGCGATGACTCAAACTGACGCAACCTAGTCAACCTAAGTCTCCCCATTAGCGCAGGGTGGCTCAGTTCATAATTCATTTGGGTGCGATGAGGAACTGCATTAAACTCGTTTTAATATGTACTTTTATTACTTTGCCCATGGCGATTATACCCTGAAGCTTGACTATCCGCCTTCCCTCACAAGCCGCAAAACCGATCGTTCTCAAAGCAAGCTCTTCTATCGATAGGATGATTTTGAAGAATATACTTCTGAGATTGTTCGTAAAGATGCCGTAAAGGTAAGGATTCTCTTGCTTTTGTCAGGCAGAAAACCTTGTTAGGATGGGGCGAAATTGTAAAGGTCTGCGAAATACACTGTCATGATCCCCGTAATTTTAGCTGGTGGAAAAGGAGAGCGGTTCTGGCCCCTCAGTCGTAAAGCTCGTCCAAAGCAGTTTTTGAGCCTTGATGGAAGTGGGCGCAGTTTGCTACAAGCGACTGCCGATCGACTTTTAGAGTTAGCTGGAGGTTGGCAGGGACTTTGGGTCATTACGGCAGGGCATTTGGCAACAGGTGTACAAGAGCAGCTACCCGATCTGCCCATCGATAATTTGCTGGTAGAAGTTGAGGGACGAGACACAGCTCCGGCAGTTGCTTGGGCAACCCTAGAAATTGCTAAGCGCTATGGGGAATCAGAGACCGTCGGTTTTTTTCCAGCAGACCACTGGATTGGCGATCGAGAAGCCTTTTATCAGACCCTCGCAGCCGCTGAAGCGTTAGCAACAGAGCATCAGGCGATCGCGACGCTGGGTATTACGCCCGCTTATCCTTCGACTGGCTATGGCTACATTGAGCAGGGCGAGAAGATTGGGGTATTTCAAGACTGTCCGGGCTACAAAGTCAGCCGCTTTACCGAAAAACCAGATTTGCAAACGGCAGAAACGTTTCTAGCTTCTGGTCGCTATAGCTGGAATGGCGGCATGTTTATTTTCCCGGCAGGTGTAATGCTGACTGAACTTCGCACCCATGCCCCAGAGATGATGCAGCTTTTGGAGGGGGAAGGAGCATCTGTCTATCCCCGCTTGCCGAAACTCAGCATTGACTATGCGGTGATGGAAAAAACCGATCGTGCTTATGTGGTTCCAGTGACGTTCCAGTGGGATGACCTGGGCGATTGGAATGCGATCGATCGGTTG includes these proteins:
- a CDS encoding GDSL-type esterase/lipase family protein, whose amino-acid sequence is MQTFVSSSDSHISASGTTMIIRPAAQTLRIVALGDSMIYGFGDPEGGGWVERLRRQWMSPESPSHALYNLGVRGDGIKQVAQRLESEFRQRGELRHRVPDLIILSVGVNDSARLGRLNGRNFTAFEDFQADLADLLDRAAQLCPVFFVGMTPVNEAPMPFANCLYYNHADQYRYKEATRLACIARQIPYLDIFDRWLAKGEIWWQSRLCSDGLHPNSEGYAALLQNILQWEPLTEQIRF
- a CDS encoding mannose-1-phosphate guanylyltransferase, with the protein product MIPVILAGGKGERFWPLSRKARPKQFLSLDGSGRSLLQATADRLLELAGGWQGLWVITAGHLATGVQEQLPDLPIDNLLVEVEGRDTAPAVAWATLEIAKRYGESETVGFFPADHWIGDREAFYQTLAAAEALATEHQAIATLGITPAYPSTGYGYIEQGEKIGVFQDCPGYKVSRFTEKPDLQTAETFLASGRYSWNGGMFIFPAGVMLTELRTHAPEMMQLLEGEGASVYPRLPKLSIDYAVMEKTDRAYVVPVTFQWDDLGDWNAIDRLLRQANQPNVELAQHVGLETKDTLLYSSNDDELIVTIGLEDTVVVRDGKVTLIVKKDRTQDIKQVLKLIQNNPNLADLL
- a CDS encoding pentapeptide repeat-containing protein, whose product is MKKLLQCLLSLILVVSLACLWVLLDAMPAIAAATSIDMPDLVNYNNANLSGQDFAHANLHGKAFVSAEMRDANLEGADLSDTILTKGILLNANLRDANLTGALVDRVFWVGADLTNALLIGATATRTSFQDVTVTGADFTDAILDRFEIKELCKRADGVNPITQVSTFDSLGC
- a CDS encoding LCP family protein, with the translated sequence MSKSEQVTQQQATLEGDNPPSLEVSPEVSPENLTTSVEPSPPKSPELGWSRWVLRGFLVGLTASVSAAIGAVLILAAPLPINNQSAAQQPLSLQNLWRKSFRYQITRPVNVLVMGIDLPLNLPDDRPSAADSHPSKAVFAGRSDTMLLVRIDPDQETANLLSIPRDTQVYIPGEGVEKINYANSAGGSKLAGQVVSSTLNGVTIDRYIRVSTGAFRELVDLLGGVRVFVPERMQYEDVTQKLKIDLQPGWQTLNGNQAEQFARFRDDGNGDIGRVQRQQQLIRALREKMASPALLPRIPQAIQLFQKYIDTNLSFEEMLSLADFGLGLEQNNFHMVMLPGRFSMPDEFVASYWLMDQNGKDQVMQEYFDVGAGALTHSQTSQTDLRIAIQNASDDPHLGNKMAAYLQSKGFNNTYLIQDWADHEAKTQIIAQTGDLQSASALETVLGVGQVVSASTGDLQSDLTIRVGNDWAKQSGI